One Bifidobacterium angulatum DSM 20098 = JCM 7096 DNA window includes the following coding sequences:
- a CDS encoding biotin--[acetyl-CoA-carboxylase] ligase, with product MGSSHGAYNVDSRMPRTERVTSRVIVYRSIDSTNIEAGRLLQDGTLQLNDDSVVAIAADTQSAGRGRLDHAWVSRPGESFAVTFVTAVPRWLALDASVNGWLQMIAGLAAVDGLRGAMRECGAQSIATVNDDADGAGFMLKWPNDVFLGGHKLGGILSQMASLPVGSMAEGYNDDNKGADRIAIIFGIGLNLAIDAEYLPTAQSTSLQLHYAPLPDAESLRDIIAAGIVESLRARLRGFAADPHRQAQDLRDEVEKICYTLGRHAVAHYVDGSEMEGEAVALNADASLDLRTADGIVHTIRTADVGVLPKPCV from the coding sequence ATGGGTTCAAGCCACGGCGCGTATAACGTCGACTCGCGCATGCCGCGCACCGAGCGCGTGACCAGTCGGGTCATCGTATACCGCAGCATCGATTCGACCAATATCGAGGCAGGCAGATTGCTGCAGGACGGAACCCTGCAGTTGAACGATGATTCGGTGGTGGCGATTGCCGCCGATACGCAAAGCGCAGGGCGTGGCAGGCTCGACCATGCATGGGTGAGCAGACCGGGCGAATCCTTCGCCGTCACCTTTGTGACGGCGGTGCCGCGCTGGCTGGCCTTGGATGCTTCCGTGAACGGCTGGCTGCAAATGATCGCCGGTCTTGCCGCCGTCGACGGGTTGCGTGGCGCGATGCGGGAATGCGGCGCACAGTCGATCGCAACCGTGAACGACGATGCCGATGGCGCGGGTTTCATGCTGAAATGGCCCAACGACGTATTCCTAGGCGGGCATAAACTCGGCGGCATTCTTTCGCAGATGGCCTCATTGCCAGTGGGTTCCATGGCGGAAGGATATAACGACGACAACAAGGGCGCTGATCGTATCGCCATCATCTTCGGCATCGGGCTGAACCTCGCCATTGATGCCGAGTATCTTCCCACAGCCCAGTCCACATCGTTGCAGCTGCATTATGCGCCGCTGCCGGACGCCGAATCGTTGCGCGACATCATCGCGGCCGGCATCGTCGAATCGTTGCGTGCGCGGTTGCGTGGTTTTGCGGCGGACCCCCACAGGCAGGCGCAGGATCTGCGTGATGAAGTGGAGAAAATCTGCTACACGCTTGGGCGCCACGCCGTAGCGCATTATGTTGACGGCAGTGAAATGGAAGGTGAGGCAGTGGCTCTGAACGCCGATGCTTCGCTGGATCTACGCACTGCGGACGGTATCGTACACACCATTCGCACCGCCGATGTGGGCGTATTGCCCAAACCTTGTGTATAA
- the murA gene encoding UDP-N-acetylglucosamine 1-carboxyvinyltransferase, with translation MAENNNDVLHVEGGRPLNGTIKVRGAKNFVSKAMVAALLAPGVSVLKNVPEIRDVYVVSDLLRLHGVDVAFDGNNGTVTIDATNVNLADVADVDTLSGSSRIPILFSGPLLHRLGEAFIPALGGCNIGGRPIDFHLETLRKLGADVNKEHRDGIHITAPHGLHGAKIHLPYPSVGATEQTLLAAVLAEGKTELSGAATEPEIMDLVAVLQKMGAVISVDVDRTFRIEGVKELKGYTHTSLTDRIEAASWASAALATHGDIFVKGATQPEMMTFLNVFRKVGGEFDITDSGIRFWHPGGDLHPVAIETDVHPGFMTDWQQPLVVALTQAKGLSIVHETVYENRFGFTKPLVQMGATVQLYRECLGSLPCRFQQRNYKHSAVIFGPTPLTGRDIDVPDLRGGFSHLIAALAANGPSDVHGISLIDRGYADFRGKLEALGADFD, from the coding sequence GTGGCTGAGAATAACAATGACGTGCTGCACGTCGAAGGCGGTCGTCCGCTGAATGGCACGATTAAGGTGCGTGGCGCGAAGAATTTCGTCAGCAAGGCGATGGTCGCCGCGCTGCTTGCGCCTGGTGTCAGCGTGCTGAAGAATGTGCCGGAGATCCGTGATGTGTACGTGGTTTCCGACCTGCTGCGTCTGCATGGTGTGGATGTCGCGTTCGACGGCAACAACGGCACCGTGACCATCGACGCCACCAACGTCAATCTGGCCGATGTGGCCGACGTGGATACGCTGTCCGGTTCGTCGCGTATCCCGATCCTGTTCTCCGGTCCGCTGCTGCACCGTTTGGGCGAGGCGTTCATCCCCGCGCTTGGCGGGTGCAACATCGGCGGGCGCCCGATCGATTTCCATCTGGAGACGCTGCGCAAGCTCGGTGCCGACGTGAACAAGGAGCATCGCGACGGCATCCACATCACCGCGCCGCACGGTCTGCATGGTGCGAAGATCCATCTGCCGTACCCCTCCGTGGGCGCCACCGAACAGACTCTGCTCGCGGCCGTGCTGGCCGAAGGCAAGACCGAACTGTCCGGTGCCGCCACCGAGCCCGAGATCATGGATCTGGTCGCCGTCCTGCAGAAGATGGGCGCGGTCATCTCCGTCGATGTCGACCGCACCTTCCGCATCGAAGGCGTCAAGGAGCTCAAGGGCTACACGCACACCTCCCTGACCGACCGCATCGAGGCCGCCAGCTGGGCTTCCGCCGCGCTCGCCACCCACGGCGATATTTTCGTCAAGGGCGCCACCCAGCCGGAGATGATGACCTTCCTCAACGTGTTCCGTAAGGTCGGCGGCGAATTCGACATCACCGATTCCGGCATTCGCTTCTGGCATCCGGGCGGCGATCTGCATCCCGTCGCCATCGAAACCGACGTGCATCCCGGTTTCATGACCGACTGGCAGCAGCCGCTCGTGGTGGCGCTGACCCAGGCCAAGGGCCTGTCGATCGTGCACGAGACCGTGTACGAGAACCGTTTCGGATTCACCAAGCCGCTGGTGCAGATGGGCGCGACCGTGCAGCTGTACCGTGAATGCCTCGGATCGCTGCCGTGCCGTTTCCAGCAGCGCAACTACAAGCATTCCGCGGTGATCTTCGGGCCGACCCCGCTCACCGGGCGTGATATCGACGTGCCGGATCTGCGTGGCGGCTTCAGTCACCTGATTGCCGCACTGGCCGCCAATGGTCCGTCCGACGTGCATGGCATCAGCCTGATCGATCGTGGATACGCGGACTTCCGTGGCAAGCTCGAAGCGCTTGGAGCGGATTTCGACTGA